The Bombus huntii isolate Logan2020A chromosome 11, iyBomHunt1.1, whole genome shotgun sequence genome includes a window with the following:
- the LOC126871056 gene encoding 3,4-dihydroxyphenylacetaldehyde synthase 2-like: MDSKEFLDFGKAMIDFVANYTDNIRDRDVLADVEPGYLSKLLPEEAPQKPEDWQQVLIDVERYILPGVTHWNSPHFHAFYPTGNSYPSIVADILSAAIGSIGLSWIASPACTELEVITLNWMAKLLGLPKHFLHSNEGFGGGVIQGSASETTLIALLTAKEQTTRRMKHLHPDLDEAIIKNKLVAYGSDQSNSSIEKGGILASIPVRLLPTDDNCVLRGETLLRAVKEDLEKGLIPCCVISTLGTTGTCAFDKLDELGPICKEYNMWLHVDAAYAGAAFICPEYRYLMSGVEYSDSFVVNAHKWMLVNFDCSLFWVKDSRKLVETFNVERIYLEHNKQGPVPDYRHWQISLGRRFRSLKIWFVLRIYGSEGIEQYIRNMIQMAEMFENYVKSDDRFELATERSMSLVCFRLRGDDRLTKELIDRLTERRKLYVIAATHRGRLIVRFVVGSRISREEDITFAWKEITSQATEILQSLTPAVEREVHESFKNSAGDIVSRIQSLNIESKTQKIS; this comes from the exons ATGGACAGCAAGGAGTTCCTCGATTTTGGCAAGGCAATGATCGATTTCGTGGCTAATTATACGGACAACATAAGAGATAGAGATGTCCTTGCGGATGTGGAGCCAGGATATCTTTCTAAACTGCTACCGGAAGAAGCTCCACAGAAACCGGAAGATTGGCAACAAGTGCTTATAGACGTCGAGCGTTATATTTTACCAGGG GTGACCCATTGGAATTCACCACACTTCCACGCATTCTATCCAACGGGAAACTCGTATCCCTCGATTGTAGCTGATATTCTAAGCGCTGCCATTGGTTCTATAGGATTATCGTGGATAGCTTCTCCTGCGTGCACTGAACTAGAAGTAATAACATTGAATTGGATGGCAAAATTATTAGGATTACCAAAACACTTTCTGCACAGTAACGAAGGGTTTGGAGGAGGTGTTATACag GGATCAGCCAGCGAGACCACGTTAATAGCTTTGTTAACAGCAAAGGAACAAACAACACGTCGTATGAAACATCTACACCCAGATTTGGATGAAGCTATCATCAAGAACAAATTAGTTGCATATGGATCTG ATCAATCGAACTCGTCTATAGAGAAAGGGGGAATATTGGCATCGATTCCTGTGAGACTTTTACCTACCGATGACAACTGTGTCTTACGTGGTGAAACGTTGCTGAGAGCGGTCAAAGAGGATTTAGAGAAAGGTTTAATACCGTGTTGCGTGATATCAACTTTGGGAACCACTGGTACATGTGCTTTCGATAAACTCGACGAATTGGGACCTATTTGCAAGGAATACAATATGTGGTTGCACGTCGACGCAGCTTACGCAG GTGCTGCCTTCATTTGTCCCGAGTATCGATATTTAATGTCCGGCGTTGAATATAGTGATTCCTTTGTTGTGAACGCGCACAAGTGGATGTTAGTTAATTTCGACTGTTCTCTTTTTTG GGTTAAAGATTCTAGGAAACTTGTCGAGACGTTTAACGTAGAAAGAATTTACTTAGAACATAATAAACAAGGACCAGTTCCAGATTACAGA CACTGGCAAATTTCTTTGGGTCGCCGTTTCCGTTCCTTAAAAATCTGGTTTGTACTTCGTATATACGGAAGCGAAGGAATCGAGCAATATATACGAAATATGATACAAATGGCAGAGATGTTTGAAAATTATGTTAAATCTGACGATAGATTTGAACTAGCGACAGAGAGGTCTATGTCTTTAGTCTGTTTCAGATTGAGG GGTGATGATCGGTTGACAAAGGAACTTATCGATCGCCTAACAGAACGAAGGAAGCTTTATGTAATTGCTGCGACGCACCGTGGAAGATTAATCGTCCGATTTGTGGTAGGTTCGCGTATTTCTCGCGAAGAAGATATCACGTTTGCATGGAAGGAAATTACGAGTCAAGCGACAGAAATTTTGCAATCATTGACTCCTGCTGTAGAGAGAGAGGTACAtgaatctttcaaaaattcggCAGGCGATATCGTGTCGAGGATACAAAGTTTGAACATTGAATCAAAAACGCAAAAGATATCATAG
- the LOC126871298 gene encoding peroxisomal N(1)-acetyl-spermine/spermidine oxidase-like, with the protein MTKAVKCTNVKSINLYDLCICRNFASSKGGKEKDIPPCPKLARFETCQLDPCMLDPCKPEPTVVIIGAGMAGLSAAHRLAQCGLQNFTILEATDRPGGRIHSCWLGDVVAEMGATWIEGGCVANPVFTLAAQEGLLKPPLFRPDPSRGLFCTSDGRAIDLPVSITAYHTFRQIEQQAATLFSLGCGRTHGTLLNFMGVRIQQELHNFPEEQRYDAARVMYGMTNCVRCRCGDDLSLVSADQFGSYIEIPGGNVRVPLGYVGVLAPLLRDLPSCALKYCKPVSCIRWGAISDSCPRAVVKCCDGEEFPADYVIVTVSLGVLKHQHDKLFCPALPAEKVEAICKLGYGYVNKIFLEYARPFWVWKEGGIKLAWSADELADRCDWVKGISIVEELSTSQHVLCAWVCGREAADMELCSDEEVVESITRVLRQFTGDPTLPYPANLLRSKWCMDQYFAGSCSYMGMNSTVGHQCDLASPLPGTCEPIPPILLFAGEATIPGHYSTVHGARLSGIREAERIIQLTKRFGGPPTKTSDNS; encoded by the exons ATGACG AAAGCAGTGAAATGTACCAACGTAAAATCAATTAATTTGTACGATCTATGCATATGTAGAAACTTTGCATCGAGCaaaggaggaaaagaaaaagatataccACCATGTCCAAAACTAGCCAGATTCGAAACGTGTCAGTTGGACCCCTGTATGTTGGATCCATGCAAACCAGAACCAACGGTTGTTATCATTGGTGCAGGAATGGCTGGACTTTCAGCGGCGCATCGGTTGGCGCAATGTGGCCttcaaaatttcacgatattaGAGGCGACGGATag ACCAGGAGGTCGAATTCATTCGTGTTGGTTGGGTGATGTGGTGGCCGAGATGGGTGCAACCTGGATCGAAGGAGGGTGCGTGGCGAATCCTGTATTCACGCTAGCTGCTCAAGAAGGTCTTCTGAAGCCACCGCTCTTCAGGCCTGATCCGAGTCGTGGTCTTTTTTGTACAAGCGATGGCCGCGCTATCGATCTTCCTGTCAGCATTACGGCTTATCATACGTTTCGGCAGATCGAGCAACAGGCGGCAACTCTTTTCTCTCTAGGTTGTGGCCGCACCCACGGAACGTTGCTGAATTTTATGGGCGTTCGAATTCAGCAGGAGCTGCACAATTTTCCGGAGGAGCAACG ATATGACGCGGCCAGGGTGATGTACGGGATGACAAACTGCGTGAGATGTCGCTGCGGAGATGATCTGTCGCTGGTTTCTGCAGATCAGTTTGGAAGTTATATCGAGATACCTGGTGGTAACGTGAGAGTGCCCCTTGGATACGTCGGAGTGCTTGCACCTCTGTTACGAGATTTGCCGAGTTGCGCTCTCAA atACTGCAAGCCAGTGAGTTGCATTAGATGGGGCGCCATAAGCGATTCGTGTCCTCGGGCGGTGGTGAAGTGTTGCGATGGCGAAGAATTTCCAGCCGATTACGTGATCGTCACAGTGTCCCTTGGTGTCTTGAAGCATCAACACGATAAACTTTTCTGTCCAGCATTACCCGCGGAAAAAGTCGAAGCTATTTGCAAATTAGGATACGGAtacgtaaataaaatattcctgGAATATGCAAGGCCGTTCTGGGTTTGGAAGGAGGGAGGCATTAAACTGGCTTGGTCAGCTGATGAACTCGCTGACAGATGCGACTGGGTGAAAG GGATCTCAATAGTGGAAGAATTATCGACTTCGCAACATGTTTTGTGTGCGTGGGTTTGTGGCCGAGAGGCGGCAGATATGGAATTGTGCTCCGACGAAGAAGTCGTGGAGTCGATAACAAGAGTTCTTCGACAATTTACCGGTGATCCTACACTTCCCTACCCAGCAAATCTTCTCCGAAGCAAATGGTGCATGGATCAATACTTTGCTGGTTCATGTAGTTATATGGGGATGAACAGTACCGTTGGTCATCAATGTGATTTAGCTAGTCCATTGCCAG GTACCTGCGAGCCTATACCACCGATTCTTTTATTCGCTGGAGAAGCTACGATTCCAGGACATTACAGTACAGTACACGGCGCCAGATTGAGCGGTATTCGCGAAGCGGAAAGAATAATTCAATTAACGAAACGGTTCGGTGGTCCGCCAACGAAAACATCCGATAACAGCTGA